From one Candidatus Eisenbacteria bacterium genomic stretch:
- the ybeY gene encoding rRNA maturation RNase YbeY: MIASSVLERESACSEGIRFDEISIVFLGDRATQRLNRMFTGRDVPTDTLAFELTPEMGKGRPVPGIRLGEVIVCVDRAILQSKRYRVSLGNEVARLLIHGLLHLCGLDDGTSNDRARMHKRENLHIASLDRPISSLIASKRRNSSSRSLKGRGA; encoded by the coding sequence ATGATTGCTTCTTCTGTGTTGGAACGCGAGTCTGCTTGTTCCGAGGGGATTCGTTTCGACGAAATTTCGATCGTCTTTCTCGGCGACAGGGCGACGCAGAGACTCAATCGGATGTTCACGGGCCGCGACGTACCCACGGACACCCTCGCGTTCGAATTGACACCCGAAATGGGAAAGGGAAGGCCTGTTCCCGGAATCAGGCTCGGGGAAGTCATAGTCTGCGTGGATAGAGCGATACTCCAGAGCAAGAGATACCGCGTGAGCCTGGGTAACGAAGTGGCAAGACTCTTGATCCACGGGCTGCTCCATCTGTGCGGCCTCGACGACGGCACGAGCAACGACCGAGCCAGGATGCACAAGCGCGAGAATCTTCACATCGCTTCGCTTGACCGGCCGATATCTTCCCTGATCGCTTCGAAACGTAGAAACTCGTCGTCAAGAAGCCTGAAGGGGCGAGGTGCGTGA
- a CDS encoding PhoH family protein, producing MEQEITEKLSIENIEPLRLLGREDCNLRIIEARFKARVVVRNDVIAVSGPENEVRPLVRVLEGLIALVKEGRVLEEHDVSYAIDSVEEQTSQTLDNAQRTVYHLEHLSVSPRTVGQAKYLKAIEEFDVVFSIGPAGTGKTYLAVAAAVNALKVKIVDRILLVRPAVEAGESLGFLPGGFEDKVNPYMRPLYDALHEMLSFDRMKRFIELGVIEIAPLAYMRGRTLSNSFVILDEGQNTTLGQMKMFLTRLGAHSRAVVTGDITQVDLADSSQSGLIQVQSILGRVEGIKFIYLTERDVVRHKLVKDIIMAFEAEERKRK from the coding sequence TTGGAACAGGAAATCACCGAAAAGCTGTCCATCGAAAACATAGAGCCGCTTCGCCTCTTGGGCAGAGAGGACTGCAACCTCCGAATAATCGAGGCGAGATTCAAGGCAAGAGTGGTTGTGCGCAACGACGTCATTGCCGTGAGCGGGCCCGAGAATGAGGTCAGACCGCTTGTCAGAGTCCTGGAGGGACTGATAGCCCTGGTGAAGGAGGGCCGTGTGCTCGAGGAACACGACGTAAGCTACGCCATCGACTCGGTCGAGGAACAGACCTCTCAGACTCTGGACAATGCGCAGAGAACCGTTTACCACCTCGAGCACCTTTCTGTCTCTCCGAGAACCGTCGGCCAGGCAAAATACTTGAAGGCAATAGAAGAATTCGACGTTGTTTTCTCAATCGGTCCGGCAGGAACGGGGAAGACATATCTGGCCGTGGCGGCGGCGGTGAATGCCTTGAAGGTCAAGATAGTGGACAGAATACTCCTTGTGAGACCGGCCGTCGAGGCCGGGGAGAGCCTGGGATTTCTTCCGGGAGGTTTTGAGGACAAGGTCAATCCCTACATGCGGCCTCTCTACGACGCCCTTCACGAGATGCTGAGCTTCGATCGGATGAAAAGATTCATAGAGCTAGGAGTAATCGAGATCGCGCCTCTTGCCTACATGAGGGGCAGGACCCTCAGCAATAGTTTTGTGATACTCGACGAGGGCCAGAACACGACCTTAGGCCAGATGAAGATGTTTCTCACGCGTCTCGGTGCCCACTCCAGGGCCGTCGTCACGGGCGACATAACGCAGGTTGACCTGGCCGACAGCAGTCAGTCCGGTCTCATCCAGGTCCAATCCATCCTCGGGCGCGTTGAGGGCATAAAGTTCATCTATCTCACTGAGCGCGACGTCGTGAGGCACAAGCTGGTCAAAGACATCATCATGGCGTTCGAGGCTGAAGAGAGGAAGCGAAAGTGA
- a CDS encoding LysM peptidoglycan-binding domain-containing protein, translating into MRSRKAYFVLIAVALLALCLLAGCSNKVLRTPDVSRGDYYTAEEFTKLSKEQRNSYCDQLASELDKQAKNAEAADQKVADGNKRAADLESEVATLDARIAELQSEIDKLEPKPGAKSAEPETYTVVKGDCLYKISGYETIYNNSLKWPVLYRANRDQIKDPSLIYPDWVLVVPRGLPSEWVVYTGEFLFKIAGYEEVYGSGREWPKIYEANKDQIKDPDLVYPKQVLKIPR; encoded by the coding sequence ATGAGGAGCAGAAAAGCATACTTTGTGCTCATAGCTGTGGCCCTTCTGGCCTTGTGCCTTCTAGCGGGTTGCTCGAACAAAGTGCTTCGCACTCCTGACGTTTCGAGGGGCGATTACTACACCGCTGAGGAGTTCACGAAGCTCTCCAAAGAGCAGAGGAACTCTTACTGTGACCAGCTTGCGAGCGAGCTGGACAAACAGGCCAAGAACGCAGAAGCCGCAGATCAGAAGGTCGCAGATGGCAACAAGAGAGCCGCAGATCTCGAGAGCGAAGTGGCAACCCTTGACGCACGGATTGCCGAGCTTCAGAGCGAGATAGACAAACTTGAGCCCAAGCCCGGAGCTAAGTCGGCTGAGCCCGAGACTTACACTGTGGTCAAAGGCGATTGCCTGTACAAGATCTCTGGCTACGAGACGATCTATAACAACTCCCTGAAGTGGCCCGTGCTGTACAGAGCCAACAGGGACCAGATAAAAGATCCTAGCTTGATCTACCCTGACTGGGTGCTGGTTGTACCGCGAGGTCTTCCTTCGGAGTGGGTGGTGTACACGGGAGAGTTCCTGTTCAAGATAGCGGGCTACGAGGAAGTCTACGGGAGCGGCCGCGAGTGGCCAAAGATTTATGAGGCCAACAAGGATCAGATTAAGGATCCGGACCTCGTCTATCCGAAACAGGTCTTGAAGATCCCGAGATAG
- a CDS encoding HDIG domain-containing protein, whose amino-acid sequence MKVPKRNLFRRGSAKEQKPRLPLSVSQDEGLKKRLLLSQKLAVGLGFVIVAVLLFPPPSIAPKSEYREGAVSDKQIIAPFQFSILKPDAQYQAEKEEAAKTVLPVFAVDAQQTSICMARLAALRQAVQAHEAGQDAPLDISVLGDVRLSPETQSLLARRALGLDVVAKVEAFAVRTLEAGVVKSKRGVEIGGHGRVMIRGAKGETEIPVSSLRDKNSVLELARTDARREFSKNSVASSAFVELVSQLVDPNAEYDAVRTESERTEARNSVSPYEGVVLQGEKIIESHERITAEHLRKLRSLEYYRRGLDQGVRGLGRLLPYASRMAVVALFVLVFAWYLRVRRPKILSDAPMLLLIAIVAILVVALAAIVLNVLKQSPYLVPIAIVPFLITLLLGDELALLVSIITSVLVGALAGLDLTFLIVSLIAAVTGVFAVIGVTHRRQFYTAMLFVSMAYVVSILVGGFSSGMAGSVVVKSAAFGILNSFASTLIAIALLPVLESTFGLTTNITLLELSDLNRPILRKMMIEAPGTYHHSMVVGSLAEGAAEAIGANSLLARVASYYHDIGKITKPEYYIENQKDARSRHDRLTPSMSCLILESHVREGVEIAEREKLPRIIRQLIMEHHGTTLMAFFYQKALEIDSDAPIDEYRYPGPKPSSKEAAIIMLADSVEAASRSLSTPTSSRIHGIVKRIIENRATEGELDECGLTLAELAKIRGSFIPILTSIFHGRPSYPEDVKKKEDGDINSEQTEKDWHSF is encoded by the coding sequence GTGAAAGTTCCGAAGAGAAATCTGTTTCGCAGAGGCTCCGCCAAAGAGCAAAAACCAAGGTTGCCTCTCTCCGTTTCGCAAGACGAAGGCCTGAAGAAAAGACTCCTCCTCTCTCAGAAGCTCGCCGTGGGCCTGGGCTTTGTGATCGTCGCCGTGTTGCTCTTCCCGCCGCCTTCCATCGCGCCAAAAAGCGAGTACAGAGAAGGCGCCGTTTCTGACAAGCAGATCATAGCTCCTTTTCAGTTCAGCATATTGAAGCCGGACGCACAGTATCAGGCCGAAAAGGAAGAAGCGGCGAAGACGGTCCTGCCGGTCTTCGCCGTCGACGCTCAGCAAACCAGCATATGCATGGCCAGACTGGCGGCCTTGAGGCAGGCCGTACAGGCTCACGAAGCCGGACAAGACGCGCCCCTCGACATTTCCGTGCTCGGAGACGTCCGTCTTTCACCCGAGACACAGTCTTTGCTTGCGAGAAGAGCCCTCGGCCTGGATGTCGTGGCGAAAGTGGAGGCCTTTGCCGTGCGCACTCTCGAAGCAGGTGTCGTGAAGTCGAAAAGGGGCGTAGAAATTGGGGGGCACGGCAGAGTCATGATCAGAGGCGCCAAGGGCGAGACTGAAATCCCCGTCTCGTCGCTTCGGGACAAGAACAGCGTTCTTGAGCTGGCTCGAACCGACGCAAGAAGAGAGTTTTCCAAGAACTCCGTCGCCTCGTCAGCGTTCGTCGAACTCGTGAGCCAGCTCGTAGATCCTAACGCAGAGTACGACGCCGTCAGAACAGAATCCGAGAGAACCGAAGCCCGGAATTCCGTTTCGCCGTATGAAGGCGTCGTCCTGCAGGGCGAGAAGATAATCGAGAGTCACGAGAGGATCACGGCGGAGCATCTTAGGAAGCTGCGTTCTCTCGAGTATTACAGGCGCGGGCTTGACCAGGGAGTGCGAGGGTTGGGCCGGTTGCTGCCTTACGCAAGCAGGATGGCCGTGGTAGCGCTTTTTGTTCTTGTTTTTGCCTGGTACCTGCGCGTGAGGCGGCCCAAGATTCTCTCCGACGCTCCCATGCTGCTCTTGATTGCCATCGTGGCGATATTGGTCGTGGCGCTTGCCGCGATAGTTCTGAACGTATTGAAGCAATCGCCGTACCTCGTACCCATCGCCATCGTGCCCTTCCTGATAACCCTTTTGCTCGGCGATGAGCTCGCACTCCTTGTGAGCATCATCACAAGTGTGCTCGTCGGAGCCCTCGCGGGACTCGACCTGACGTTTCTGATAGTCTCCCTGATTGCCGCCGTCACGGGTGTCTTTGCCGTGATCGGCGTGACGCACAGAAGGCAGTTCTACACGGCCATGCTGTTCGTGTCCATGGCCTACGTGGTGTCGATTCTTGTGGGAGGGTTCAGCTCCGGCATGGCCGGCTCCGTCGTTGTCAAGAGTGCGGCCTTCGGCATCCTCAATTCGTTTGCATCCACCCTGATCGCGATTGCTCTTCTCCCGGTGCTCGAGAGCACGTTCGGACTCACTACAAACATCACGCTTCTCGAGCTATCCGATCTTAATAGGCCCATATTGCGGAAGATGATGATTGAGGCCCCGGGGACCTACCATCACAGCATGGTTGTCGGAAGCCTTGCCGAAGGGGCCGCGGAGGCCATAGGCGCCAACTCTCTGCTTGCAAGAGTGGCCTCGTATTATCACGACATAGGCAAGATTACAAAGCCCGAGTACTACATCGAGAATCAGAAAGACGCGCGAAGCAGGCACGACAGACTGACACCCTCGATGAGCTGCCTTATCCTGGAGTCGCACGTGAGGGAGGGGGTTGAGATCGCGGAGCGGGAGAAGCTACCCAGAATCATAAGGCAGTTAATAATGGAGCATCATGGAACAACGCTAATGGCGTTTTTCTACCAGAAGGCTCTCGAGATCGACAGCGATGCACCCATCGACGAGTATCGCTACCCCGGGCCCAAGCCTTCTTCGAAGGAAGCCGCCATCATCATGCTGGCTGATTCCGTGGAAGCAGCTTCCCGGTCGCTCTCGACTCCTACATCCAGCAGAATACACGGCATCGTAAAGCGGATCATCGAGAACAGGGCCACGGAGGGCGAACTCGACGAATGCGGCCTCACCTTGGCCGAGCTTGCAAAGATTCGGGGGAGCTTCATCCCTATCCTCACGAGTATTTTCCACGGGCGTCCGTCGTACCCTGAAGACGTGAAGAAAAAGGAAGATGGAGATATCAATAGCGAACAGACAGAGAAGGATTGGCATTCGTTCTAG
- a CDS encoding CBS domain-containing protein, with translation MKVVATLLSVLTLAAFFFFLLAHRARTLLWLDSGDGSLQFDDEKIEKRNLASGGLYLLEISALTAACYLLSLSLHALGLTKVGVWILSPGTAFLATLVLAPFLLRRAGREAKAGQGMQAGRGQGAAAHTKSLFLSEAVLAIAERLRRILIGAPGRTGDARGKAVNGGSGHGKEVLRLLLRLRERRISEVMVPRTDMVCAEDSSSVSEVADLVREASYTRIPIFSGTIDSITGYVTAKDVVIRLHQGGGADAVSSIARKPVFVGSDATIEHALEQMQKARATLAIVTGPSGKVTGQRVARTTGQTAGPTMGLVTGEDILEEVVGDFYENYEPEEPAYQVIDDRTAIVKANVALGDLKEIFGVVPSGNLSQTLGDYVRKQLGAEPFKGERVSDEVFSYSVAKTTGKAIWSLKVEKRN, from the coding sequence ATGAAAGTCGTAGCGACCCTCCTCTCCGTGCTCACCCTGGCTGCATTCTTTTTCTTTCTTCTCGCCCATCGCGCGAGAACGTTGCTGTGGCTTGATTCAGGTGACGGAAGTCTTCAATTCGACGACGAGAAAATCGAGAAGAGAAACCTGGCTTCGGGGGGACTCTATCTACTAGAAATCTCTGCGCTGACCGCCGCCTGCTATCTGCTCAGTCTGTCCCTGCATGCTCTCGGTTTGACGAAAGTGGGTGTGTGGATTCTATCTCCTGGCACCGCTTTTCTTGCAACTCTTGTGCTTGCTCCGTTTCTTCTGAGGAGAGCGGGGCGGGAGGCGAAAGCGGGGCAGGGGATGCAAGCGGGGCGCGGCCAGGGTGCTGCAGCCCATACGAAATCACTCTTTCTTTCCGAAGCCGTTCTTGCGATTGCAGAGCGGCTGCGAAGAATCCTGATCGGCGCGCCCGGGCGGACCGGCGATGCCAGGGGCAAGGCGGTGAATGGCGGGTCCGGCCACGGGAAAGAGGTCTTGAGACTCCTTCTCAGGCTCAGGGAACGCAGGATCTCCGAGGTCATGGTTCCCAGGACCGACATGGTTTGTGCCGAAGACTCTTCGAGCGTTTCCGAAGTCGCTGATTTGGTGAGGGAAGCCTCCTACACCAGAATTCCTATCTTCTCTGGAACCATAGACTCGATCACCGGCTACGTGACCGCAAAGGACGTCGTGATTCGGCTGCATCAGGGCGGCGGCGCTGACGCCGTGAGTTCGATCGCCAGAAAGCCGGTGTTCGTTGGGAGCGACGCGACCATAGAACACGCGCTCGAACAAATGCAGAAGGCGCGGGCCACCCTTGCCATAGTGACCGGTCCTTCGGGAAAAGTGACGGGGCAGAGGGTGGCGAGGACGACAGGACAAACAGCAGGCCCGACAATGGGACTCGTGACCGGCGAGGACATCTTGGAAGAGGTGGTGGGCGACTTTTATGAGAATTACGAACCTGAAGAGCCTGCGTACCAGGTCATCGATGATAGAACCGCCATCGTGAAGGCCAACGTAGCACTGGGAGATCTGAAGGAGATTTTTGGAGTCGTGCCTTCCGGGAACTTGAGTCAGACACTGGGCGATTACGTCAGGAAGCAATTGGGCGCCGAACCGTTCAAGGGAGAGCGAGTTTCCGACGAAGTCTTCTCGTATTCCGTGGCCAAAACAACAGGCAAGGCGATCTGGAGTCTTAAGGTGGAGAAGAGAAACTGA